In one window of Pelagicoccus sp. SDUM812003 DNA:
- a CDS encoding glucose-6-phosphate isomerase has protein sequence MSWDTYKALTFDFPEVSLSLDLSRLGLPEGYIDSQRDAFAKAFAAMDELESGAIANPDEGRMVGHYWLRDAALAPTDELKETISSSVDKIKAFAAKVHSGALKGANGPFTDILVIGIGGSALGPQFIAHALGVPSEDKAQVHFFDNTDPDGMDLALNAIGDRLGSTLSLVISKSGGTAETRNGMLEAQKAYADMGLDFAKHAVAITGVDSKLDKVAVSEGWLERFEMWDWVGGRTSVLCAVGLVAAALQGIDIQALLDGAAAMDKVTRAKEIEKNPAALLALAWFFATNGKGEKDMVILPYKDRLLLFSRYLQQLIMESLGKEFDLDGNVVNQGIAVYGNKGSTDQHAYVQQLREGVPNFFATFIEVLKDRNGPSIEVEPGVTAGDYLQGFLLGTREALGETGRQSITLTTAEINEGSVANLIALYERAVGYYATLTNINAYHQPGVEAGKKAAGAAIELAKGIVATLEANKGSSLDAPAIAEKLGKPESTELVYKIALHMAANAKAGISKIDGAAWHEAKFLIMA, from the coding sequence ATGTCTTGGGATACCTACAAAGCGCTGACCTTCGATTTTCCCGAAGTGTCTCTCTCACTTGATCTCAGCCGACTTGGCCTGCCCGAGGGCTACATCGACTCCCAACGCGACGCTTTCGCCAAGGCCTTCGCTGCCATGGACGAGCTCGAATCCGGGGCCATCGCCAATCCGGACGAAGGCCGCATGGTCGGTCACTACTGGCTGCGCGACGCCGCTCTGGCCCCCACTGACGAGCTTAAGGAAACCATCTCATCCAGCGTGGATAAGATCAAAGCCTTCGCCGCAAAGGTCCACTCCGGCGCCCTGAAGGGAGCCAACGGCCCGTTCACTGACATCCTGGTCATCGGCATTGGCGGCTCCGCCCTCGGTCCTCAGTTCATCGCCCACGCCCTCGGCGTGCCCAGCGAGGACAAGGCTCAGGTGCACTTCTTCGACAACACCGATCCGGACGGCATGGACCTGGCCCTCAACGCCATCGGCGATCGCCTCGGAAGCACCCTCTCCCTCGTCATCTCAAAATCCGGCGGCACCGCGGAAACGCGCAACGGCATGCTGGAAGCCCAGAAGGCCTACGCCGACATGGGACTGGATTTTGCCAAGCACGCCGTGGCCATCACCGGCGTCGACTCCAAGCTGGACAAGGTCGCCGTCTCCGAGGGCTGGCTGGAGCGCTTCGAAATGTGGGACTGGGTCGGCGGACGTACCTCCGTGCTTTGCGCCGTAGGCCTCGTAGCCGCCGCTCTTCAGGGCATCGACATCCAGGCCTTGCTCGATGGAGCGGCCGCCATGGACAAGGTCACTCGCGCCAAGGAGATCGAAAAGAACCCCGCCGCCTTGCTGGCGTTGGCATGGTTCTTCGCCACCAATGGCAAGGGCGAGAAGGACATGGTCATCCTCCCCTACAAGGATCGCCTCCTGCTCTTCTCCCGCTACCTGCAGCAGCTCATCATGGAGTCGCTGGGCAAGGAGTTCGACCTCGACGGAAACGTGGTCAACCAAGGCATCGCGGTCTACGGAAACAAAGGCTCCACCGACCAGCACGCCTACGTGCAGCAGCTGCGCGAGGGCGTGCCTAACTTCTTCGCCACTTTCATCGAGGTCCTAAAAGACCGCAACGGTCCCTCCATCGAAGTCGAGCCAGGCGTCACCGCGGGCGACTACCTGCAAGGCTTCCTGCTGGGTACCCGCGAAGCCCTCGGCGAAACCGGACGCCAGTCCATCACCCTCACCACCGCCGAGATCAACGAAGGCAGCGTAGCGAATCTCATCGCTCTCTACGAGCGGGCCGTCGGCTACTACGCGACCTTGACCAACATCAACGCCTACCACCAGCCGGGCGTGGAAGCGGGCAAGAAGGCGGCCGGAGCCGCCATCGAGCTGGCCAAGGGCATCGTCGCCACCCTCGAGGCCAACAAGGGCTCCTCGCTGGACGCTCCCGCCATCGCGGAAAAGCTGGGCAAACCGGAGTCCACCGAGCTGGTCTACAAGATCGCCCTTCACATGGCGGCCAACGCCAAGGCCGGCATCTCCAAGATCGATGGGGCCGCCTGGCACGAGGCCAAGTTCCTCATCATGGCGTAG
- a CDS encoding TonB-dependent receptor plug domain-containing protein → MFPPLDSRPRRLCRRHFLRFFHIAWICLCAGPALAQELAIDSMSLEELAEVPVVRTDKLPSRIFDTATGSYIFDAEAMENLPVDSIPEMLRYAPGVHIMRPSNGIWGIGIRGMNSRFTNRVLFTVDERNLYGNLYSGFFANEHDLLKDDIASIEIVYGPGGSLWSANAVNGMVNVNMKSAFETEGSVFRIQGGSENRGVQGRYGWKLDNKTSARVYGKALHREPSASAYYKDDWTTGRIGFQLDHLRSASSLFTVSAELFSSKLGYAVFHPDLENDGLFARRRPEEQYGASMQAKWAKETVTGTAFDLSAWAGYTRLDTAYVVGDRGSMGAQVKLRQQLGERSEVTLRASAGLSLDDLAGNHVIQFEDDYETTTERASFGATLSHWLVPEELQLSLGINTSYDSYQDLTCSLPNASLVFHPSESDRFWISGSSAKRPIAPSVANSKTILFAESLRSILLQENPNELSLSFGFLKDSRLGEVMPEELDAYEIGYRRLLGEHCSLDLSAFYYHYDQLFGNRILIDAEASSDPSYDGPRLYITNTAFGYSKGFEASFNWRLGHRLGSTLNYAYLEDRFLTLEPQDGSPSSALAARGAAILDNNAPMHQASLWLNAPLSESLRLDLGLRYASSFENPTGKQPEIFQGDLRLTKEFRHSFSVSFLARNLFDSQTSEGLLKDTLVIPTEIQREFLLDFRKEF, encoded by the coding sequence ATGTTTCCTCCTCTCGATTCCAGACCTAGACGCCTTTGTCGCCGACATTTCCTTCGATTCTTCCACATCGCTTGGATCTGCCTATGCGCGGGCCCTGCCCTGGCTCAGGAGCTAGCCATCGACTCCATGAGCCTGGAGGAATTGGCCGAAGTGCCCGTGGTGCGCACCGACAAGTTGCCTAGCCGCATCTTCGACACCGCCACCGGCTCCTATATCTTCGATGCCGAGGCCATGGAAAACCTGCCGGTCGACTCCATACCGGAAATGCTGCGCTACGCTCCCGGGGTGCACATCATGCGACCCTCCAACGGCATTTGGGGCATCGGCATCAGAGGCATGAACTCGCGCTTCACCAACCGCGTGCTCTTCACCGTGGACGAGCGCAATCTCTACGGAAACCTCTACTCCGGTTTCTTCGCCAACGAGCACGATCTTCTCAAGGACGACATCGCTTCCATCGAAATCGTCTATGGCCCCGGCGGCAGCCTTTGGAGCGCCAACGCCGTGAATGGCATGGTAAACGTGAACATGAAGTCCGCCTTCGAGACCGAGGGATCCGTCTTTCGGATACAGGGCGGCAGCGAAAATCGCGGCGTGCAGGGGCGCTACGGATGGAAACTCGACAACAAGACCTCGGCCCGCGTCTACGGGAAGGCCCTTCACCGGGAGCCAAGCGCCTCTGCCTACTACAAGGACGATTGGACAACTGGCCGCATCGGCTTCCAGCTCGACCACCTGCGAAGCGCCAGCAGTTTGTTCACCGTTTCCGCAGAGCTCTTTTCCTCAAAACTTGGATACGCCGTCTTTCATCCGGATCTGGAAAACGATGGCCTGTTCGCCCGCCGCCGCCCCGAGGAGCAATATGGAGCGAGCATGCAAGCGAAGTGGGCCAAGGAAACCGTAACCGGAACGGCCTTCGACCTGTCCGCCTGGGCTGGATACACGCGCCTCGATACCGCCTATGTCGTGGGCGATCGAGGGTCGATGGGCGCTCAAGTGAAACTGCGCCAGCAACTCGGCGAGCGCTCCGAAGTCACCTTGAGAGCGAGCGCCGGACTGAGTCTCGACGATCTGGCTGGCAACCACGTCATTCAGTTCGAAGACGACTACGAAACCACCACCGAGCGAGCCAGCTTCGGAGCGACGCTTTCCCACTGGCTGGTACCGGAGGAGCTGCAGCTCTCTCTCGGCATCAACACCAGCTACGACTCCTACCAGGACCTGACCTGCTCCCTGCCCAACGCCAGCCTGGTGTTTCACCCTTCCGAATCCGATCGGTTCTGGATCTCCGGAAGCAGCGCCAAGCGGCCCATCGCCCCCAGCGTGGCGAACTCCAAGACCATCCTCTTCGCGGAAAGCCTGCGATCCATCCTGCTCCAGGAAAACCCAAACGAGCTCTCCCTCTCCTTCGGCTTCCTGAAGGACTCCCGCCTCGGAGAGGTCATGCCTGAGGAACTCGACGCCTACGAGATCGGGTATCGCCGGCTCCTGGGCGAACACTGCAGCCTCGACCTCAGCGCCTTCTACTACCACTACGATCAGCTCTTCGGAAACCGCATCCTGATCGACGCCGAGGCGAGCTCGGATCCTAGCTACGACGGCCCGCGCCTCTACATCACCAATACCGCTTTCGGCTACTCCAAAGGCTTCGAAGCGAGCTTCAACTGGCGCCTTGGCCATAGGCTCGGATCCACGCTCAACTACGCCTACCTCGAGGATCGATTTCTCACGCTCGAACCGCAGGACGGATCCCCCAGCTCGGCTCTCGCAGCCCGCGGCGCGGCCATTTTGGACAACAACGCGCCGATGCACCAAGCGTCGCTCTGGCTGAACGCTCCTCTGAGCGAATCGCTGCGGCTCGACTTGGGCCTCCGCTACGCTAGCTCCTTCGAAAACCCGACTGGGAAGCAGCCAGAGATCTTCCAAGGCGACCTTCGCCTCACGAAGGAGTTTCGCCATAGCTTCAGCGTTTCCTTCCTGGCCAGAAACCTCTTCGATTCCCAGACGAGCGAGGGACTGCTGAAGGACACGCTTGTCATACCGACGGAAATACAAAGGGAGTTCCTGCTCGATTTCCGCAAGGAATTCTAG
- a CDS encoding M48 family metallopeptidase, with protein MKPSLLCIVAIALSPLLLVSCSTTPVTGRSQLNLTSDAKVAEMTIVAFEQMKSQMPISKDPIYNEMLQTVGERISQQVFWDMPMAEWEFVVFDQPEINAFAMPGGKVGVFEGLFQIAKTEDELASVVAHEIAHVTARHTHERLSQQMLLNTGGQVVGIAAAIAGPTSLGNGAYVNMTGAIMGIYGMGAQGAAVAWDRGKEAEADQIGIMYMAKAGYDPSAAITVMERMVEMEAMRGGNTYNSTHPSSADRLDLLHSYLEEAMQEYEKAKEFLY; from the coding sequence ATGAAGCCTTCACTACTTTGTATCGTCGCGATCGCCCTTTCACCGTTGCTGCTCGTTTCGTGCAGCACCACTCCGGTGACAGGTCGGTCCCAGCTCAATCTGACATCGGACGCCAAGGTGGCCGAAATGACCATCGTCGCCTTCGAGCAGATGAAGTCGCAGATGCCTATTTCGAAGGACCCCATCTACAACGAGATGTTGCAGACCGTCGGCGAGCGCATCAGCCAGCAGGTCTTTTGGGACATGCCGATGGCCGAGTGGGAGTTCGTGGTTTTCGATCAGCCGGAAATCAACGCCTTCGCCATGCCCGGGGGCAAGGTCGGGGTGTTCGAAGGATTGTTTCAGATCGCGAAGACGGAAGACGAGCTGGCGTCGGTGGTAGCCCATGAGATCGCCCACGTCACGGCTCGCCACACTCATGAGCGGCTTTCGCAGCAGATGCTGCTGAATACCGGCGGACAGGTGGTGGGCATCGCCGCCGCGATCGCTGGACCGACTTCCCTCGGCAACGGAGCGTACGTCAACATGACCGGCGCCATCATGGGAATCTATGGCATGGGAGCCCAGGGAGCGGCAGTGGCTTGGGACCGAGGCAAGGAAGCGGAAGCCGACCAGATCGGCATCATGTACATGGCCAAAGCCGGCTACGACCCGAGCGCGGCCATCACGGTGATGGAGCGCATGGTGGAGATGGAGGCCATGCGTGGCGGAAACACCTACAACTCCACCCACCCGTCGTCGGCCGATCGCCTTGACCTGTTGCACAGCTATCTCGAAGAGGCCATGCAGGAATACGAAAAGGCCAAGGAGTTCCTCTACTAG
- the scpB gene encoding SMC-Scp complex subunit ScpB — protein MAFSLDRVLKALLFGASGPLSVKDIQAVFTKFHAAIEEPEEEEASPDYEEPEQPFLPGDGMPTTEVPSLVTSAQIRECMDRIAEELVEKDEVYRLIERHSGFVLVTSPTVGEWIRLLRDEPRPIKLNQSALETLAVIAYRQPVVRAEVEKIRGVSIDSPLSKLLERDFVQVVGRADLPGRPIQYGTTEAFLEFVGIRSIEELPASDVLSPRQIDEWLHEVSNQHEVTEREMGLPEGERSTKGDEDEQTQSLNFEEESEPKAEESPEVAQGSSSAAQEDVESEEPSDQSEEPDSEDSEEKV, from the coding sequence ATGGCATTCAGCTTAGACCGTGTTTTAAAAGCCCTACTTTTCGGCGCGTCCGGCCCCTTGAGCGTCAAGGACATACAAGCTGTATTCACCAAATTCCACGCGGCGATCGAGGAGCCGGAGGAAGAGGAGGCGTCGCCGGACTACGAGGAGCCCGAGCAGCCCTTTCTGCCAGGCGACGGCATGCCGACCACCGAGGTGCCTTCGCTAGTGACATCCGCTCAGATCCGGGAGTGCATGGACAGAATCGCGGAGGAGCTGGTGGAGAAGGACGAAGTGTACCGTCTCATCGAGCGCCACAGCGGCTTCGTGCTGGTGACCTCGCCCACGGTGGGCGAGTGGATCCGGCTGCTGCGCGACGAGCCGCGACCGATCAAGCTCAACCAATCCGCATTGGAGACGCTGGCGGTGATCGCCTACCGGCAGCCGGTGGTTCGGGCAGAGGTGGAAAAGATCCGCGGCGTGTCCATCGACTCGCCGCTGAGCAAGCTGCTCGAGCGCGATTTCGTTCAGGTGGTCGGACGAGCGGACCTGCCCGGACGGCCCATTCAATACGGTACTACCGAAGCCTTTCTGGAGTTTGTGGGAATACGCTCTATCGAGGAGCTGCCGGCCTCCGACGTATTGTCGCCGCGCCAGATCGACGAGTGGCTACACGAGGTTTCCAACCAGCATGAGGTAACGGAGAGGGAGATGGGTCTGCCTGAGGGCGAGCGTTCGACCAAGGGCGACGAGGATGAGCAGACGCAGTCCTTGAACTTCGAGGAGGAAAGCGAGCCCAAGGCGGAAGAATCGCCAGAGGTGGCCCAGGGATCGAGCTCCGCGGCTCAGGAAGACGTCGAGAGCGAGGAGCCCTCCGATCAAAGCGAAGAGCCAGATTCGGAAGACAGCGAGGAAAAGGTTTAG
- a CDS encoding Gfo/Idh/MocA family oxidoreductase, which yields MDTLRVGVIGAGANTRLRHIPGFQEIEGVSVEVVCNRSESSSRSVAEAFGIERIAKTWQEVVEDPEIDAICIGTWPYLHAPITIAALEAGKHVLTEARMAMNAAEAEEMLAASKAHPDLVAQIVPSPFTLKWDKTIAKILEAEELGTLREVRFQKSLGLNVDANAALNWRQDKELSGNNTLMLGIYYEVVKRWLKADPKRLLANGSVFTKERRVPNGSSKPIEIPETITTIAEYDSGLRLVGQMSGVELGASTDEYVIAGSKGSLRMDLRVGKLFKTLLGSKEDVVNPLPEDMADWRVEADFVESIRSGKPVTLTNFEDGLAYMRFTDAAIESLAKDSAWVEL from the coding sequence ATGGATACGCTTAGAGTCGGGGTGATTGGGGCCGGAGCGAACACTCGTTTGCGGCATATACCAGGGTTTCAGGAAATCGAAGGAGTGAGCGTGGAGGTGGTCTGCAATCGCAGCGAATCCTCTTCTCGATCCGTGGCGGAAGCCTTCGGCATCGAACGCATCGCCAAAACGTGGCAGGAGGTGGTCGAGGATCCCGAGATCGACGCCATCTGCATCGGCACCTGGCCGTACCTGCACGCTCCCATCACCATAGCCGCTCTCGAAGCTGGCAAGCACGTGCTGACCGAGGCGCGCATGGCGATGAACGCAGCGGAGGCGGAGGAGATGCTGGCCGCTTCCAAGGCCCATCCCGATCTAGTCGCTCAGATCGTGCCGTCGCCGTTCACTCTCAAGTGGGACAAGACCATTGCGAAGATCCTGGAAGCGGAGGAGCTAGGGACTCTGAGGGAAGTTCGCTTTCAGAAGTCGCTCGGTTTGAATGTGGATGCGAACGCGGCTCTGAACTGGCGACAGGACAAGGAGCTCAGTGGAAACAACACCTTGATGCTTGGCATCTACTACGAAGTGGTGAAGCGCTGGCTGAAGGCCGACCCGAAGCGGCTTCTGGCGAACGGCTCTGTATTCACAAAGGAAAGACGCGTGCCGAATGGTTCGAGCAAGCCCATCGAGATCCCGGAAACCATCACCACCATCGCGGAGTACGATTCGGGACTGCGCCTGGTCGGGCAGATGTCGGGCGTGGAACTGGGAGCCTCGACCGACGAATACGTGATCGCAGGAAGCAAGGGCAGCTTGCGCATGGACCTGAGGGTGGGGAAGCTTTTCAAAACGCTTCTCGGCTCGAAGGAGGATGTGGTGAATCCGCTGCCGGAGGACATGGCGGATTGGCGAGTGGAGGCGGACTTCGTGGAGAGCATTCGTAGTGGAAAACCGGTGACGCTCACCAATTTCGAAGACGGACTGGCGTATATGCGCTTTACCGATGCCGCGATCGAATCGCTTGCCAAGGACTCCGCTTGGGTGGAGCTGTAG
- a CDS encoding ethanolamine ammonia-lyase subunit EutB — protein sequence MEYSYNDGKVSYRFASLKELMAKATPLRSGDVLAGVAAASEEERVVAQRTLAEVPLTRFLEEPLIPYEEDEVTRLILDTHDLEAFEAVSGLSVGGFRDWLLSKASADASMERISPGITPEMAAAVSKLMRLQDLVLVASRLPVVSSFRTTIGLPGRFSSRLQPNHPTDDLQGIAASTLDGLLYGCGDAVIGINPATDNVENIVRLLEMLDTVRSRYEIPTQSCVLTHITSTLRAIERGAPVDLAFQSIAGSEAANRSFGVDLALLQEAWQATLELKRGTVGRNVMYFETGQGSALSANAHHGVDQQTMEARAYAVARRFCPLLVNTVVGFIGPEYLYDGKQIIRAGLEDHFCGKLLGLPMGVDVCYTNHAEADQDDMDTLLTLLGVANCNFVMGVPGADDIMLNYQSTSFHDIAYLRKTLGKRPAPEFEAWLESMGVTDGEGGLKPISRKNRLLESPIGFDDQSVLSQ from the coding sequence ATGGAATATTCATACAACGACGGCAAGGTCTCCTATCGATTCGCTTCCCTCAAGGAGCTGATGGCTAAGGCGACGCCTCTGCGTTCAGGCGATGTTCTGGCGGGGGTTGCGGCCGCTTCGGAGGAGGAGCGGGTGGTGGCTCAGCGGACGCTGGCAGAGGTGCCGCTGACCCGGTTTCTCGAGGAGCCGCTGATTCCCTACGAAGAGGACGAAGTGACGCGGCTGATACTTGATACGCATGATTTAGAGGCCTTCGAGGCGGTGTCCGGTCTCAGCGTGGGCGGGTTCAGGGATTGGCTTCTGAGCAAAGCCAGCGCGGACGCGAGCATGGAGCGTATCAGCCCTGGCATTACGCCGGAGATGGCGGCAGCGGTTTCCAAGCTCATGCGCCTGCAGGATTTGGTCCTTGTCGCCTCTAGGCTTCCCGTCGTCAGTTCCTTTCGAACCACCATTGGTCTGCCAGGTCGCTTTTCGTCTCGGCTTCAGCCGAACCATCCGACTGACGACCTCCAGGGCATCGCAGCCTCGACCCTGGACGGATTGCTCTACGGGTGTGGCGACGCCGTGATCGGAATCAATCCAGCTACGGACAACGTGGAAAACATCGTTCGTCTGCTCGAAATGTTGGATACGGTCAGGTCCCGCTACGAGATACCCACGCAAAGCTGCGTGCTGACGCATATCACCAGCACCTTGCGAGCGATCGAAAGGGGAGCTCCGGTTGACTTGGCGTTCCAATCCATCGCGGGCTCTGAAGCTGCGAACCGAAGCTTCGGAGTCGATCTGGCGTTGTTGCAGGAGGCCTGGCAAGCGACGCTGGAGTTGAAACGAGGCACGGTCGGTCGAAACGTGATGTATTTCGAGACCGGGCAAGGAAGCGCGCTTTCAGCGAACGCCCATCATGGCGTGGATCAGCAAACCATGGAGGCGAGGGCGTACGCTGTGGCCCGACGCTTCTGTCCTTTGCTGGTGAATACGGTGGTAGGGTTCATCGGTCCGGAGTACCTCTACGACGGCAAGCAGATTATCCGAGCAGGTTTGGAGGATCACTTTTGCGGAAAACTGCTCGGCCTGCCCATGGGCGTGGACGTGTGCTACACCAACCATGCGGAGGCGGATCAGGATGATATGGATACGCTGCTCACCTTGCTCGGGGTCGCAAATTGCAACTTCGTCATGGGAGTGCCCGGGGCCGACGACATCATGCTCAACTACCAGAGCACGTCCTTTCACGATATCGCCTACCTGCGAAAGACGCTTGGCAAGCGCCCGGCGCCGGAATTTGAAGCTTGGCTGGAGTCGATGGGTGTGACGGATGGCGAGGGAGGATTGAAGCCCATTTCGCGCAAGAACCGATTGCTGGAGTCGCCAATCGGCTTCGATGACCAAAGCGTGCTTTCCCAATGA
- the pheA gene encoding prephenate dehydratase: protein MDLDTLRKKIDEIDLQVLELLNERVRTAAEIGHVKRLEGSPIYVASREEQVLSKLGKLNKGPLKDEAIRAIYREIMSAAIALEKPMRIAYLGPEATYTHQAANKKFGASIEYIPAPAIPDVFHMVSKGEADHGVIPIENSTEGAVSHSMDMFFESDLKICAQIFMPISHCLISQSPVEAIERVYSKDQAIGQCRKWLHAHLSNASLHTCDSTTQAVQVAKKDPKAAAIASVLASDLYGVPVVKEGIQDRSDNTTRFLVIAKESSGYVEGVAFKSSFLLSIDDSVGALERALHVFSSRNLNLSKIESRPNGKTAWEYSFFVDVIGHYEQDTIAEAIEELRGFCPFVKWLGSYPNVK from the coding sequence ATGGATTTGGATACATTGAGGAAGAAGATCGACGAGATCGATCTGCAGGTTCTGGAGCTGCTGAACGAACGCGTTCGCACTGCCGCTGAGATCGGGCATGTGAAGCGGCTCGAGGGCTCTCCCATCTATGTGGCCAGTCGGGAGGAACAAGTGCTCAGCAAGCTGGGCAAGCTGAACAAAGGGCCGCTGAAGGACGAGGCGATTCGGGCCATCTATCGCGAGATCATGTCGGCTGCCATCGCGTTGGAAAAACCCATGCGCATCGCCTACCTGGGTCCCGAGGCCACCTATACGCACCAGGCTGCCAACAAGAAGTTCGGAGCGAGCATCGAGTACATTCCCGCTCCGGCCATTCCGGACGTGTTTCATATGGTTTCCAAGGGCGAAGCGGATCACGGCGTGATCCCGATCGAAAACTCCACCGAAGGGGCCGTTTCGCACTCCATGGACATGTTCTTCGAATCGGATTTGAAGATCTGCGCCCAGATTTTCATGCCGATCTCGCACTGCTTGATTTCGCAGTCGCCGGTGGAGGCGATTGAGCGCGTGTACTCCAAGGATCAGGCCATCGGCCAATGCCGCAAGTGGCTTCACGCCCACCTGAGCAACGCGTCGCTGCATACCTGCGACAGCACCACCCAAGCGGTGCAGGTCGCCAAGAAGGATCCGAAAGCGGCCGCCATCGCTTCCGTACTGGCTTCCGATCTGTACGGTGTGCCTGTAGTTAAGGAAGGGATACAGGACAGATCGGACAACACGACCCGCTTCCTCGTCATCGCCAAGGAGTCGAGCGGCTACGTGGAAGGGGTGGCTTTCAAGAGCAGTTTCCTGCTGTCCATCGACGACAGCGTAGGCGCCTTGGAGCGAGCCTTGCATGTGTTCTCGTCGCGCAATCTCAACCTGAGCAAGATCGAGTCGCGCCCCAATGGAAAGACGGCCTGGGAGTACAGCTTTTTCGTGGACGTGATCGGCCACTACGAGCAGGACACCATAGCCGAAGCGATCGAGGAGCTGCGCGGCTTCTGCCCCTTCGTGAAATGGCTGGGCAGCTATCCCAACGTCAAGTAG
- the ilvD gene encoding dihydroxy-acid dehydratase — protein MSEQTPCKRPHSATLVDGNDRAPARSMLRAVGFTDEDFKKPQVGIASTGSDLTPCNMHIDELAEHATKGADAGGAKPVNFSTITISDGISMGTKGMRYSLVSREVIADSIETVMAGESMDGLVAIGGCDKNMPGCMIAIARLNRPAVFVYGGSILPGIHKDKPVDIVSVFEAVGRHAKGEIDDAELKEIESCAIPGAGSCGGMYTANSMATAIEALGMSLPGSSAQLAVGKEKRDDCFNAGKQVAKLIELDLKPSDIMTKPAFENAIKTCLALGGSTNIILHLLAIAHAADVDLTIDDFERLAEQIPLLADVKPFGKYNMSHLIRIGGIQPMMRILLDRGLLDGSCMTVTGKTIAENLANVQPYPAYPDQQDIIRPWDQPIKETAHLRILRGNLAPTGAVGKITGKEGLYFKGTAKVYENEEDSLQGILRGDVVAGDIVVIRNEGPVGGPGMREMLSPTSAVAGRGLIKEVALITDGRFSGGSHGFDVGHITPEAACGGPIGIVQNGDEIEIDAVKNTISLNIPQDEYDRRMAAFVPKGPGETRGVLGKFAKLAASASEGAVTDKNL, from the coding sequence TTGAGCGAACAGACCCCCTGCAAACGTCCTCACTCCGCCACTCTGGTTGACGGGAACGACCGCGCCCCCGCGCGCTCCATGCTACGAGCCGTGGGCTTCACGGACGAGGATTTCAAGAAACCTCAAGTCGGCATCGCTTCCACCGGCAGCGACCTCACGCCCTGCAACATGCACATCGACGAGCTCGCCGAACATGCGACCAAGGGCGCCGACGCCGGCGGAGCCAAGCCGGTGAACTTCTCCACCATCACCATTTCCGACGGCATTTCCATGGGAACCAAGGGCATGCGCTACAGCCTGGTTTCCCGAGAAGTCATCGCCGACTCCATCGAAACCGTCATGGCGGGCGAAAGCATGGACGGTCTTGTGGCCATCGGTGGGTGCGACAAGAACATGCCGGGCTGCATGATCGCTATCGCTCGGCTCAACCGCCCCGCGGTCTTCGTCTATGGCGGCTCCATCCTGCCTGGTATCCATAAGGACAAGCCAGTGGACATCGTCTCCGTCTTCGAAGCGGTCGGTCGCCACGCCAAGGGCGAGATCGACGACGCGGAGCTGAAGGAAATCGAATCCTGCGCCATCCCGGGAGCCGGCTCCTGCGGCGGCATGTACACCGCGAACTCCATGGCCACCGCCATCGAGGCCCTCGGCATGTCCCTGCCCGGCTCCTCCGCTCAGCTGGCGGTCGGAAAGGAGAAGCGCGACGACTGCTTCAACGCGGGCAAACAAGTCGCCAAGCTCATCGAGCTCGATCTCAAGCCGAGCGACATCATGACCAAGCCGGCCTTCGAAAACGCCATCAAGACCTGCTTGGCCCTAGGCGGCTCCACCAACATCATTCTCCACTTGCTGGCCATCGCCCACGCAGCCGACGTCGATCTGACCATCGACGACTTCGAACGCCTCGCCGAGCAGATTCCCCTGCTCGCCGACGTGAAGCCCTTCGGCAAGTACAACATGTCCCACCTCATCCGCATCGGCGGCATCCAGCCCATGATGCGCATCCTGCTGGACCGTGGATTGCTCGACGGATCCTGCATGACGGTCACCGGAAAAACCATCGCGGAAAACCTGGCCAACGTGCAGCCCTACCCCGCGTATCCAGACCAGCAGGACATCATTCGTCCCTGGGATCAGCCAATCAAGGAAACCGCTCACCTGCGCATCCTGCGCGGCAACCTCGCCCCCACGGGAGCCGTGGGCAAGATCACCGGCAAGGAAGGCCTCTACTTCAAGGGCACCGCCAAGGTCTACGAAAACGAGGAAGACTCCCTTCAAGGCATCCTGCGTGGAGACGTAGTGGCGGGCGACATCGTGGTCATTCGCAACGAAGGTCCAGTCGGCGGCCCTGGCATGCGCGAAATGCTTTCGCCCACGTCCGCGGTGGCCGGACGCGGCCTGATCAAGGAAGTGGCCCTCATCACCGACGGTCGCTTCTCCGGAGGCTCGCACGGCTTCGACGTGGGCCACATCACCCCGGAAGCCGCTTGCGGCGGTCCGATCGGCATCGTGCAAAACGGCGACGAGATCGAAATCGACGCGGTCAAAAACACCATTTCCCTGAACATTCCTCAGGACGAATACGATCGCCGCATGGCGGCCTTCGTGCCCAAAGGACCCGGCGAAACGCGAGGCGTGCTGGGCAAGTTCGCCAAGTTGGCCGCTTCCGCCTCCGAAGGCGCGGTGACCGATAAAAACCTATAA